One Thermofilum pendens Hrk 5 DNA segment encodes these proteins:
- a CDS encoding ABC transporter ATP-binding protein produces the protein MVSVKVEDVWMTFGKVEALRGVNLEVAEGELVTLLGPSGCGKTTLLRVISGLYRPTRGRVYFDSEDVTEKNPWERNVGLVFQDYALWPHLKVYDNIAYGLRLRKIPKDEIDERVHRVASLLGIEDLLDRYPHQLSGGQQQRVALARAVVINPSVLLLDEPLSNLDAKIRINVRTEIRKLQKELKITSIYVTHDQEEALVISDRIAVMNKGFIEQVGSPLDIYYRPRTLFVADFVGQVNIVKGKVAEVAPDTGELVVESEIGELHVSADEKASKGEEVYLAFRPENVEILRAPRGGSAGLLEGRVDSVQFLGSLLRVDVEVGGKRIRAEIHNPARAGLFSPGEKVYLRVDPGNIRVLKG, from the coding sequence TTGGTCTCCGTTAAAGTCGAAGACGTGTGGATGACTTTTGGGAAGGTTGAAGCCCTTAGAGGAGTTAACCTGGAGGTCGCGGAGGGAGAACTCGTAACCCTGCTCGGCCCCAGCGGTTGTGGTAAGACGACGTTGCTGAGAGTCATAAGTGGGCTTTACCGGCCTACGCGTGGAAGAGTGTACTTCGACTCGGAGGACGTTACGGAGAAGAACCCTTGGGAGAGGAACGTTGGGCTAGTCTTCCAAGACTACGCGCTGTGGCCTCACTTGAAGGTCTACGACAACATTGCCTACGGACTACGCTTAAGGAAGATCCCCAAGGACGAGATAGACGAGCGCGTCCATAGGGTCGCGTCTCTGCTGGGCATTGAGGATCTACTGGACCGCTACCCGCACCAGCTGAGCGGCGGGCAACAGCAACGCGTAGCGCTCGCGCGGGCTGTCGTCATAAACCCCAGCGTGTTGCTCTTGGACGAGCCGCTGAGCAACCTCGACGCCAAGATCAGGATTAACGTCAGGACGGAGATCAGGAAGCTTCAGAAAGAGCTCAAGATCACGTCTATCTACGTTACCCACGACCAGGAAGAGGCCCTCGTCATATCCGACAGGATAGCGGTTATGAACAAAGGTTTCATAGAGCAGGTAGGGTCGCCCCTAGACATCTACTATAGGCCTAGAACGCTCTTTGTGGCGGACTTCGTTGGGCAGGTAAACATCGTGAAAGGAAAGGTTGCCGAGGTAGCCCCGGACACCGGGGAGCTCGTCGTAGAGTCGGAAATCGGGGAGCTACACGTCTCTGCGGACGAGAAGGCTTCGAAGGGAGAAGAGGTTTACCTCGCGTTCAGACCCGAGAACGTGGAGATACTCAGAGCGCCGCGCGGCGGGAGCGCGGGGCTCCTAGAGGGGAGAGTGGACTCGGTGCAGTTCCTCGGGAGCCTGTTGAGGGTAGACGTGGAGGTAGGAGGGAAGAGGATCAGGGCAGAGATACACAACCCCGCCCGCGCCGGGCTCTTCAGCCCCGGAGAGAAGGTGTACCTAAGAGTGGACCCCGGGAATATCAGGGTTCTCAAGGGGTAG
- a CDS encoding extracellular solute-binding protein yields the protein MNKKLLGFGILTILVLAVVSVASASVQTPPLNVETQQYENTLVLITPSNTLLLKAVTTAFKNYAKNKLGVDVDVKLIQAGSPECMNRIIAWNGKPEADIFFGGDLIYHWKLKEKGLLESYKPKSPGYDAIPSTFLGFPLKDPDEMWHPKLWWGHGFMYNTKVLEKLGLQPPKTWDDLLDPKWKDLIVMCTPSRSSSTYINVGIIIQNRGWDQGWAFWRRLAANVGAFVQRSADVVDLVSKGEYAVGFAYSQGAIINRYNGYPVSMYMDPTGFIVSGVSLLKGAPHPNIAKAFLDWWYTEDAQQAALSAGGIPVLPTVKIAGPPNSTAAILREYLGGKDTIYDYLKTFTNVKFYNFTFAEAMYTNISKIFDNTIVAKHSELKDAWSTILSVQAKVKGVPDAEAKLAQAISAFDKGDYATAKALALEAAKIAETAPKGPSATEILVYAVIALVVIAALAYLLRGKLGKKAKQ from the coding sequence ATGAACAAGAAACTACTCGGATTTGGAATCCTAACAATACTGGTCCTAGCAGTCGTCAGCGTTGCAAGCGCAAGCGTGCAAACCCCGCCTCTAAATGTAGAAACTCAGCAGTACGAAAACACTCTAGTCCTGATAACGCCTAGCAATACGCTGCTTTTAAAGGCTGTCACAACAGCGTTTAAGAACTATGCTAAGAACAAGCTCGGAGTGGACGTAGACGTAAAGCTCATACAGGCGGGATCCCCTGAATGCATGAACAGGATTATAGCCTGGAACGGGAAACCCGAGGCGGACATCTTCTTCGGAGGAGACCTCATATACCACTGGAAGCTGAAAGAGAAGGGTCTCCTAGAAAGCTATAAGCCCAAGTCTCCGGGCTACGACGCTATTCCGTCCACGTTCCTCGGCTTCCCACTCAAAGACCCCGATGAAATGTGGCACCCCAAGCTCTGGTGGGGGCACGGCTTCATGTACAACACTAAAGTTCTCGAGAAGCTCGGACTTCAACCCCCGAAGACCTGGGACGACCTGCTAGACCCCAAGTGGAAGGACCTGATAGTCATGTGTACACCGTCTAGGTCGTCGTCCACGTACATCAACGTCGGAATAATAATCCAGAACAGAGGGTGGGATCAGGGATGGGCCTTTTGGAGGAGGCTCGCCGCCAACGTAGGCGCCTTCGTGCAGAGAAGCGCGGACGTCGTAGACTTGGTCTCTAAAGGTGAGTATGCCGTAGGCTTTGCATACAGCCAGGGGGCCATTATCAACAGGTACAACGGATACCCCGTTTCGATGTACATGGATCCCACGGGTTTCATAGTTTCAGGTGTATCCCTACTCAAGGGAGCGCCTCACCCGAACATCGCTAAAGCCTTCCTCGACTGGTGGTACACAGAGGACGCCCAGCAAGCCGCTCTAAGCGCGGGAGGAATACCCGTGCTTCCCACAGTCAAGATAGCCGGACCTCCAAACTCCACGGCTGCTATCCTCAGGGAGTACCTCGGAGGAAAGGACACGATATACGACTACCTCAAGACCTTTACCAACGTGAAGTTCTACAACTTCACCTTCGCTGAAGCTATGTACACGAATATCAGTAAGATTTTCGACAACACGATAGTCGCTAAGCACTCGGAGCTGAAGGACGCTTGGAGCACTATTCTAAGCGTTCAGGCAAAGGTAAAAGGAGTGCCGGACGCGGAAGCCAAGCTGGCCCAGGCTATAAGTGCGTTCGACAAGGGAGACTACGCCACTGCCAAGGCGCTAGCTCTGGAAGCCGCGAAAATAGCGGAGACAGCGCCTAAAGGGCCTTCCGCCACGGAGATCCTGGTCTACGCGGTCATCGCCCTAGTCGTGATAGCTGCACTTGCATACCTGTTACGCGGAAAGCTAGGCAAGAAGGCTAAGCAGTAA
- a CDS encoding ABC transporter permease, translating into MRVSFTSVARLLILLYVAVFILYPLAYLVLFVVSPRSLSEVVAFLESDLFLSSLKNSLYVALVTTLLATLIGVPYAYALHRYKVLGKNYVLSATFMPTMVPPFVGALSVIFLLGRFGTVNLLLMEWGLIERPINFIYGLHGVILVQTITLFPWIAINVYNSLLKLDRSLEEAAESLGAPPIRRFFTVTLPAVTPGLMTGLFMVFSFAFTDYATPIVLGQYELLAPQAFVNIQQAIDESRVRTGTYMVFFMLVIVIGLFLAMKKYISLREYASLRLPRPVEEVELRGVRRVLVPLLIYLALFVGLLPHVFVFVISLSKAWSLTPLPTSYSLENFATIFHSPTPFVNTAIYAAIGTAICLLVGMFGAYVVTRTNHPLNEVIDSALSMMFVVPGIVVGTSFLFAFRKDIPVMGVLGSTWLIMPLMLATRRITYTIRYAYATYVTIRRSLEEAAYVFGEKPLGTFFKIVMPNAIYGILAGTLFSFIEIVNELTASLFLYKPGWETVTIQMFIQITAGQFPVSAAYAVVLFVVSIALATVAMTLASKKR; encoded by the coding sequence ATGCGCGTAAGCTTCACCTCGGTAGCCAGGCTCTTAATCCTCCTGTACGTAGCCGTTTTCATCCTGTACCCCCTCGCGTACCTCGTACTCTTCGTAGTTTCCCCTAGGAGCCTGAGCGAAGTAGTAGCCTTCCTGGAGAGCGACCTTTTTCTATCCTCGCTTAAAAACAGCCTCTACGTCGCGCTTGTAACCACGCTGTTAGCCACGCTGATAGGCGTGCCTTACGCCTACGCGTTACACAGGTACAAAGTCCTCGGGAAAAACTACGTCCTCTCGGCAACGTTTATGCCGACGATGGTTCCACCATTCGTGGGCGCCCTATCGGTCATCTTCCTGCTCGGAAGGTTCGGAACGGTAAACCTACTGTTAATGGAGTGGGGGCTGATCGAGAGACCCATAAACTTCATCTACGGTCTTCACGGCGTCATCCTCGTACAAACGATTACGCTTTTCCCGTGGATAGCTATAAACGTGTACAATAGCCTGCTGAAGCTGGACAGGAGCCTGGAGGAGGCGGCGGAGTCCCTCGGAGCCCCGCCGATAAGGAGGTTCTTCACGGTAACCCTCCCAGCGGTGACTCCCGGGCTTATGACGGGTCTCTTCATGGTCTTCTCCTTCGCGTTCACCGACTACGCTACCCCGATAGTCCTCGGCCAGTACGAGCTACTAGCACCCCAGGCCTTCGTAAACATCCAGCAGGCAATCGACGAGTCAAGGGTGAGAACCGGGACGTACATGGTCTTCTTCATGCTCGTAATAGTCATCGGGCTGTTCCTAGCCATGAAGAAGTACATTTCCCTCAGGGAGTACGCCAGCCTAAGGCTCCCCAGGCCCGTAGAAGAGGTGGAGCTGAGGGGGGTGCGCAGAGTGCTAGTACCCTTGCTCATCTACCTAGCGCTTTTCGTGGGGCTCCTTCCCCACGTTTTCGTCTTCGTGATAAGCCTTTCGAAAGCGTGGAGCCTTACCCCGCTTCCCACGAGCTACTCGCTCGAGAACTTCGCCACGATATTCCATAGCCCGACGCCGTTCGTGAACACGGCGATCTACGCGGCGATAGGGACTGCTATATGCCTCCTTGTTGGAATGTTCGGAGCCTACGTCGTGACGAGGACGAACCACCCGCTAAACGAAGTCATAGACTCGGCTCTCTCAATGATGTTCGTGGTTCCCGGGATAGTCGTTGGAACAAGCTTCCTCTTCGCGTTCAGGAAGGACATACCGGTAATGGGGGTTCTGGGCTCCACGTGGCTAATAATGCCCTTAATGCTCGCCACGCGGAGAATAACCTACACTATCCGCTATGCCTACGCTACGTACGTAACGATAAGGAGATCCTTGGAGGAGGCGGCGTACGTATTCGGGGAAAAGCCTCTCGGAACGTTCTTCAAGATAGTAATGCCCAACGCAATCTACGGGATACTGGCGGGCACTCTCTTCTCCTTCATAGAGATAGTGAACGAGCTCACAGCGTCGCTCTTCCTCTACAAGCCCGGCTGGGAGACCGTTACGATACAGATGTTCATCCAGATAACGGCCGGCCAGTTCCCGGTGTCCGCCGCCTACGCCGTGGTGCTCTTCGTAGTGTCCATAGCGCTAGCCACGGTCGCCATGACGCTCGCCTCCAAGAAGAGGTAG